Genomic DNA from Prunus persica cultivar Lovell chromosome G1, Prunus_persica_NCBIv2, whole genome shotgun sequence:
CGGTGGCCGTCGTCATTTCCATCATCTCCTTGAACTTTGATGACTGAAGCAGGAGCCCTAGAGCTGATGTTGCAGTTGTTGGTCTAGGCAGCTGAGTGGTCACTACGGTTTCTCCAGGGCTGTATGCAAGGTTGTTGAAGAAACCAAGTCCACGTTCTTGATCATTAGGGTTTTGGGTCACATTGGGCAATATAGCCTCCACATTAGGTTTAGTCTGACCAGAAATGTCGTTGTTAGGGCCATTAGGCTTTAGCCATTTGATGTAACGGCTGAGGTCAAAGTTTGTGACAGCATTGAGCCCACGGTACTCTATGGCCGCCATGTCATACGCTGTTGCGGCTTCTTCTTGGGTAGCTGAGAAAATTTAAGATATTAAATAAGGACAATGTCCAATTAAAACATGGTAGTTAGtttggaagaattttgttCACCAAATTGCTATTTGGGTTGAACTTTTAAGGAAATTCGCCTCGATAATATTTCACTAAATATAAGGCGAActtcttaaaatttaatattaaattcctAACTTTAGGTTAAAGCCTATTCTGGTCTAAGGGTGGCTCCGTCCTTGACTTCACCTCTTATAAAGATGAGACTCTTTGTGTCTGTGTAGATCCCACACCATACTCTATGTATATGTTCTCAATAAATGCAGTGCAAATatgttatttaattttttgcaatgTCCAAATTGCATATGATCATTGTTTAGGGCGAATAAAAAGGTTAATTTGAACCGTTTGTTGAACATACCATAAGTCCCAAGATAGAGATACTTGTTGCCGAAGACTCGTCCAATTCGAGCTTCCCATCTTCCATTGTGATGATGTCTGCTCATTGatgaaatacaaagaaaattagaaacataaacaaaataaacaaattttgtacttaaaaatgaaacaaaattgGGATGACTAAAAATACCTAGCAACACCTCTATATTTAGAAACTCCCCGAGAAAAACCACTGCTCTTCCTGCAAATTTTATCACCAAATTAATCTTATTCTCAATAAatccaattctctctctccttaattttaataatttttaagaTGCAGAAACTCACCGTCTCAATGATCCAATGTATTCCTCTCTTGACTGGCCCTCCATTTCTTTCAATTCTTTCGGATATGTCGATAACTACAATCGTTATGTAGATAAAATTACTTTCTTCCTTAATTCCCGTTTTGTAAGATCTTCAgcaaaaaatacacaaacaatttcaataagcaaaagaaattaattaccGGAAAGTTGAGAATGGTATCTTGACCCCAGTATTTAAGTGCTGCTAAGTCATAAGCATGCGCTGcagcttcttcatcatcatatgCTCCTGAAATGCCAAACTTTGctttaacatatatatatatatatatatatatacacacacacactgtaAAAGTAGTTGCAATAATAAAAACTTACCAAGGTAAACTGCATTTGAGTAAAATTCCATTCCAAGCACACAACACAAAACCGAGatggaaagaagaaattgtatcAGATATATACACCAATGAATTGCAAGTAGATGGAAAATAAATGTTGATATATATACTAGATGAGAAGATTGTAAACCTTGGCGGCCCTTCTTGTTCTGGGATTCATTCCAGCAATTCTTATCCCACAAATGAGCCTCATATCGGCCGGTCCACCGATGCCTAAATttagggaaaaagaaattaaacacacATACAAATAATTAAGCAAAAACACACATataaaatttacaatttaaattgattttttgcTGTCTGCAGGTACTTAATTGATCACCTGGTGACCCCTCGATAAATCGAGCTACGTTGAGGAGGGGAGTCTCTTGGGACACTTCTCCTGGTTCGTTTCACCTTTGTGACTGTAGTGTTATTAGCTGCATTAGCGTTAgaaataatgttattttttgcAGTGGTTTTCTGGTTGGATAACTTGGCCATGAAATCAGTATTTCACGTCGGTCGAcaaataaagaagaataataataagagaAGATCTCGAGGTAGCTAAAGCTGTAGGAGAAGAGAAATGGAATATTAATGGTGAGAGATGGGTCGATATGACTAAGTCCTCAAACTAGGAGGGTTATAAAGGAATGGAAATAAGTCCTcaaagcagagagagagagatgggccGGATTGGAAGAGTGAGATGATGAGCTGTGCCAATTCATGACAGAGTTCGCCGGCTGAGGAGATTGTTTGTTATGGCCGTCTTTAACCGGCCCTATCTCGTATCTTCTACCTTGTCCCTCCTACCCTTAACTTATATGTTATGTTCTATTGCCATCAtattaactaattaaaatcTAAACGATGTAGACAATTCTGTCTTAATCAATCGGAtgatcctctctctctctctctctctctctctctctctaacattATGTATATAAGATCGTATTCTTTTGGTAAATTTCtagcatatatattatattacccaATTACCAATGTGGAGTGCACGTTGAAACAAGAATACTTGGGGTGGGTAAAAAACTGCACCAATTTCGCTACTGGAATATGTCGTTTATGTGGTATAACTTGTCTACGTGTTATATTAAGTtgatatatttattgatattatattCTAAAAGTGAGAAATATTAATCATGTCTTCCACCGGACAGATTATATATGCTCAGCTATAGTTACTTTGAATAATACATGGCAAGTATACAATATGGTGGTGATGCTACACTTTGAATTATAAGGTGAtgagcccaaaaaaaaaaaaatcaaatattgaatttaaCTTCTCTTATTTAGGGGGAAGGCCACTAATTGATCTTCAAATTAAaagagactttttttttttggagaatgTAAAAGAGGGAGTTTatctttgtaaaaaaaaaaaaaaagtgagaaaaaATGCATAACAAACCAAAATGTAATTGCACACCAAACATAATCACTTTGTTAATAATAAACTGGGTTAGCTGTAGTTGATGAGTTAATTAATGTGGGAAAAACTTGCAATTCACATGAATAAtactgttttattatttttaactaattatattttgttacTCATAATAAGAATTTCATTTAACAAAAAgtgattgaataaaaataacaaacaatGCTATCCCGAGACATGCAAATTCTTCTCGTATTGTAAGTAGCCTTGGAAGAGATTCCACAGTAATGCAGACAAGTATACGAATTGTATTCATGAGGATTTAATTTGTTATATGTGCCAATTTTAGGTTTAGGCTGCCCTACTCTAAATTTACTGTGTTGGTCCAGCTACATGGGCCCAACAGTTGAATTATAGCGGCAGTGCCCATACCCCATAAATAAACCCAGGTAAGTGGTTGGGTGGGGACTAATTAAATGTACCTAACATGTGTATAATGGGTTACCTAATTACCAGTAGAGCTTTCATACAGTGTGGGGTGGCAATTTCGACACGATCCATTACACGATTCGAAATCTGTACGGGAATTTAGTTAGTTCAATCTGCACGGTTAAAATTCGAGTAATTTTTGGATCAATCCGCGAATCAGCTAAAATACCTATATAACCTATTTAACAAAACGGGTCATGGCAGGTCAATCCATCAACCTACTAAAATACCTATGTAACTCGCAAACCTACTCAAATACCCGTGTAACCCGCCAACCCACTAACccgtttatttatttattcttcatttttctaacaaaaaatttaatgtcTTTTAGTTGCTACCACTTAGTGGGTCAGCCCAACACGACCCGAAACTCGTATGAGAACTTAATAGGTTAACTCGTGCatgacacgtttattaaacgggtcggGTTTGGGTTGAGCATTCCTAAGACGTATATAATCTTGACATGATACAAACCCGATATGATACGACCCTTTGCTAGCCCCCAAGCCAATTTAGAGTAGCCCATTTAAAAAATGGGTCAGGTCGGGCCTATTCATTTATGAAAGTTATTTAGTTCAACCCGAGCTcaagaatttatatatttcaaaagtatagccgcgcggctatacgctttaaatattcaaatatattctaaaagtatagccggccggctatactctttaaatatacatttttattttttaatttttaaaatttttatgtatAACCTTCTCAAATTATATCCCTTTGATATTGATCATTATTTAACTTGTTGCTGCATTCGTTCATTAGTTTTATTCAACAAAAACATGCATCCCACTCCTCTCAACTAATTATTCTAGTATCTGACACTCCACACGTTACCAAGTTGCTAATGATGAACTTGTACTATTATGTATCGCGACAGATATATTATTGCATCAATCAACAAATATCAAACTTCCAAACGAAATCTCCAAACTTCCATGGAGGATTTCAGGGGTTTATAGGGTCGAGCAACCTTGTTTGTTCCTTTGTGTGTCTACCTCAGTCTTTACGTGTTGATTAAttcaatatgaaaaaaaaataaataaataaagatgtAAAGTTAAGATCATAAGCTTTaaattgttataaaatttGCTGAAAACCATTGAGAAATGAATAATTTATGACCAATCAAAGTACTATGAATTTCATAAGAATAACTCAAGAACTTGCTGGGTTTTGGGATTTTCTATCTTCtgcattaattttgttttagctATAAGTTTCTCAGTTCTTAACATTTTTAGTGATTCAAGAGCCTAAATAGAAGTGTTGTTCATGTAGGTTATAGAAATGACGTTTTTGAAGCATttatggtgttttttttttgtttaatccATTCTTACAACCAGTATGTTGGATGTGAGGTGGAGAGTTTCTGAACCTCGGTTGGAATCTCCGAAGTGCGAAAGTGTAAGAAAGTGTTTGTGAGCAGAAGATTTATGTGTATGGTTGGGGAATCGAAGAGCCAAGGTATTTATATAGACGCAAggatttagttttgttttgctgAGTACTAGTTAGGGGACAGTGTTTGAGTTGCATGTGTTTATTTGGGGTGAGTAACTTGCAAATGGGTGAGTCATGGATGGAGTAGATACTTTTGTTAAGTTTTGGgtcaatttataaataaaggCCGAAAGGGCACTTGggtgatttcactcaaaacgtTCTAAAAATGACTCATGCATGAAATGAAATTCTACGTTCACAAATAGATGAGAAACATGTTTTATACACATTTAAAGCATATAGATATTTTATTCGGGCATAAAGAAATAATCATACAtatagggtattttagtcatatagAAATATATAGAAATGACTtcccactactacaaaaagtgaaaaagacgaccagaaaacaacgacggtctaagtgaaaaccgtcgtggtttataaaaagacgacggttctaaaaacaccgtcgtgtaatacaaccttagacaactaaaaaatggagtttcaaatggctgttcaaaaacaacgacgtacataattaaacaaccgacgtctatttgaaacagatttcctcagtgtaaaatcaatgccaacaaagaacggcagaagttatgaatcgaccgacgtagaaagtaaagacgacgatttcaataaaaactgccgtttttactcataaaataacacgacgaggttttcgtataagacgccgtataattacaaacaaatccacggctttaaaatacaaaatatcgccgtattaaattaatttacaacgacggaaaatataaatatatcgacgtcattctcgtatagttctactacgttatctttaaatcgtacaataaaatttatcgtcgtatttattcattttatacgtcgtacctttaattttaacggtcgtcttaataagaatttttgttaacaatttttttctttgattttcttatcctacgtcggtagatctacttaatgacaagaattgaaataaccacgacggtttatatagaacaccgccgacataatcagttttgtctgagatcccaagggttacgaaatcttaccagatggaactctgttccacatcataatcttaacagatgacacagatttgcaaatattgcgtcgtgttagtttacaaattctagaacattaatttccctcattttaaatttcctcgggaaagaaaaatctatttatcacgctttggaattgaaaactaaaactgaaagaatacgggaaaaaaaactccatttataatttaaaattaaaatccacgtcggttgtagtacacttaacgacgtttaacaaaataatctacgtcggtaattataaatctaccgccatcgtaacttaatatagacgacgagaaaagacgacggtagaacagaaaaccgtcgttgtttcagtttctttaacatatctttctgcaggacttgtgtagttcaaagcattgacaatgtcttcatcatatctcccagaaactactgattcaattgctcatgctttagaggccatctgaagccatttctattctttatcgcattcttgaaacccatcttcttcttctgaagctctacggataaaggaagaggctatcacaataaatccgacggatcttcttaggcaagaaaatcaagcagaggatcaggcacatctgatcttcagatttccctgagaagcgaactttccttcgacagcgagtggaggccaggcttgcatctcttttgatggaaagcaaggagtattcagaagcactaagtgtcctatcaggcttgatcaaggaagtgagaaggctagttgacaagcttcttcttgtggacatatatttgatgcgagtaagctcaatttctctttgagaaaacatccaaattattatctttgagacatgagagactgagagaggaagaacttggaaccttaaatgtaaaccgaaaatgaatgaaagcgacaaatttatagaataaatttttaaaaccaacggcggtccttacaaacaaaccgccgtttaaattgtaaaatcaacgtcggtatgatcgacgtatattacagaaatccacgtcggtaaattaataaaaacgacgtgttaaataatataccatgacgcgagttattacttatgtactttaatttttgagtttactacgacggtacctacaaactactgtcgtatttatttaccacgtccgaagttaaatgtaccgtcgtattttgtaatttatacgtcgtagttatatgtaaccgccatattatttttttgaaatggttttatatgtaagcaacttttcgtctacttgacttacacatttgttgtttttatattcttattttatttaaatctgtcatccaaaaaagaaactttacatattgcagaatattaatttccttcgttttaaatttcctccggaaaaaaaactctatttataacgcactgtaattgaaaaataaactgaaaggtcacgggaaaaaaaattctattcataatttaaaaattaaaatccacgtcggttatattaaacctaacgacgttaaatgaaatgattccacgtcgaatgaaaaatattgcgtcgttttagttaaaaacgacgtagttaaatgtaaccgccgtattatttttttgaaatggttttatatgtaagcaacttttcgacttacacatgcactgtttccaaacccgattaaaaatttcaatctcccagagaaaccttttcgtcttttttccttgtcagagcattgtcagagtttctcatcgtcttcctctcgtcttcttcgtcgtctctgaacttaaacatcgatcatcttcctcttgctttcattgcacgcaaaaggtaagctttcattttcactattttggttactgttttgcatgctcatacgttttttgtttgaaaaatctttttaccttttttctggccaaaatcattttacttctttccaagtttgataaaatatacagacaaagagagaaagtttccaactttgaagacaactacatcaactaaataagacgacggtagaccacgacggttcgtcagttgttctagcgtcgtctgaaaattgacaaagttgtttttaaaataatagtctttttttatatgcttgtttaattgcaggtttgatttcgctgaacaatggtttttgtttttcccttatttgataaaatataaagaaaaagaaactagggttggtatctaatatagacgataaaatataaataatagtttaccacgacggtgtattactattgacgtcgtgtgaacatatataccacgacgttatataaataatggttttaaacatttattacgtctgagattatttcattgcgtcgtctaaaatcatatcatacgtcgtatttttttaataccgtcgtttgtgttcttaatgttttcctgaaatattttcacttgcagttttgtctgttaaaatggtttctcaacaacaaactaaggattctggctccaagaagcttggaatggtagctcctcaagataagtcttcgaaggagatgaagtcttcgaagaagatgaagtttgcttcatcatctgctgagacagaacaaaccagccagacaacaatctcagatgattcaaagactggtcgaggtatgagcacaatgcctcgtgttgtgaagagaaagcttcagaaactgaggccaattgttgagtacaataaaagggggaaaggtgttggccaagcacatattgagatgcagtcgtatattggtgtgttggcacgctccaggatcccacttgtggacaagaaatggtcccaaatccccaaggatataaaggagcagatttgggaagcagttgacatggcttttgtcgtaggccaaggggcaagacctctgttttagcttctgcttccaagaaatggaaggatttcaagtctacactaacgaggcattatatccttccatacaccaatgacagggagaaattaagccaaccccctgaaacatataaattcatagagaaagcacaatgggatgcctttgtagcttcaaggctatccaaagattttgagtctgtgcattctcaacatgcacagattagggagaaactcgagtacaatcatcgattgtctcgaaaaggatatgctggattggaggatcaattggaggaaaccatgcctggggtagaaattgatcgatctaccttatggaagagagctagacaggacaaacatggtaacatccctgatccaaaggtggcagagaaagcaaaattaattgtaagcctactatcactctgttttaaatttttattaaactgtgaattattcttattacgtcgtatgttatatttttcgtcgtgtgaatgatattaccacgtcgaaaagtttttaaaaacgtcgttaaaggtctaaataggaatcactactatgttttctgtaattacagcataagacgtcggtggttcattttcgcgtcgtgtgaatgatattaccacgtcgaaaattttttaaaaacgtcgttaacggtctaaataggaatcactactctgttatctttaattatagcataagacgtcggttgtttattcatttcgtcgttttaaataaataaccacgtcggtataactaccgtcgtgataagttataataacgtcggtttatacgttattgcgtcgtgtgaaattatataatacgtcgtttgtacataaataaccgtcgtgtgtttttttgtttatctttttttaggatgaattgcagaaacaagtctcggaaggcaaagtcagagtagatggcagcaataatgtgctgaccatggctttgggccccgagcatccaggcagactgaggggagttggtgctggtgtttccccaaggcaatatttcaatttgcccaaaccacagagggtgagctttgacgaccgtttgaaggacagtttaagagttctccttcaagaagagactaaaaagatggaggctaaggcaagggaagaggccttaaggatggaggctaggacaaaacaattggtagaggctgagagggagcatttcctgagtcagctttcccaattaattcccaattttgatccaagcatgcttaaaccaagaattagccaaagccccaaaaatccaatgtctgacaaagctagctgctctggaggtgatgtgagatccctacatttggaggatgatactgccaaaatggggaaacatcagccagatgaagagaaggaagaagaaaaaagagatgaagagaaggaagaagaaaaggagaaagaagatgaagaaaagcatgacgacaaggtatgttcacataactttgccttttttatttgtttttcaaaatttcagacgtcgatatttttatttaatccgtcgtttgtttaaaacttagacggcggaatttttttaagacgtaataaaatatttaaacgacggtttttgcaccgtcgtttaaatggtttcagacgacgctttattcataaaaccgtcgtctttattgaattaccacgacagttttttcaccgtcgtttaaatacttttaagacgacgttttattacttaaaccgtcgtctttattgaattaccacgtcattttttttatttctttaaacaggttattgaagttggtgcttattcaaatatggaggcgccatcttctttaaaaaccctttgtcgttttgtggaaacgacactcctgcctgaggataagacactccaatttacaattgataaggaggtgtttggtggtgagcgcgataccttcctcctgcctgaagatattacacaatttgcaggcatggaagaaattggagctactgtattggctgtatatatgaggtttgtacttctaaaataatacctcgttggtttatatattgcgtcgtcttaactaactaaccacgtcgtcttaactaactaccgtcgtgataaatatattataacgtcctcatctatttcagtacgtcgtgtgaaatattataatacgtcgtttttttatacataaccgtcgtgtttgtttgtgctgacttgtttatattattttatgtatttaggtacttacacgatgttttgaaacaagccaatatgtgcagcatggttggctttattgaccctgctacagttagtgccaactctggcacaataactgaaagatcacgactggtagcagctcgacttcagaagacagacggtgaacagcttttcatgatgccttacaatccagggttagtctccttaggattttgtttttatgattttcaataaatgacagcttataaactaaccacgtcggtgttttattttatttagtcgtttgaaactactaaccacgtcggtatttatttgtcgtcgtgataaatat
This window encodes:
- the LOC18792076 gene encoding AP2-like ethylene-responsive transcription factor At1g16060 translates to MAKLSNQKTTAKNNIISNANAANNTTVTKVKRTRRSVPRDSPPQRSSIYRGVTRHRWTGRYEAHLWDKNCWNESQNKKGRQVYLGAYDDEEAAAHAYDLAALKYWGQDTILNFPLSTYPKELKEMEGQSREEYIGSLRRKSSGFSRGVSKYRGVARHHHNGRWEARIGRVFGNKYLYLGTYATQEEAATAYDMAAIEYRGLNAVTNFDLSRYIKWLKPNGPNNDISGQTKPNVEAILPNVTQNPNDQERGLGFFNNLAYSPGETVVTTQLPRPTTATSALGLLLQSSKFKEMMEMTTATDSISSQPELDTPQCTFPDDIQTYFDCQESSSYGEGDDLIFSELNSFMPPMFQCDFTA